The following DNA comes from Oreochromis niloticus isolate F11D_XX linkage group LG23, O_niloticus_UMD_NMBU, whole genome shotgun sequence.
AAACAAATCTAACATCAAATCAAGAACAAAAACCAAATTAGACTTTATTTTGTCTTCAAGCTCAGCTTGTTTATGTAGGTACACTGCAGCAGAGGTTATAAGAATAAGCCGTAGCGCGGGAGTAGGCATTTTCACGATGGCACGGTATTACAACACCGAGGAAGTCGTGGATATTCTAATGCGCACTGACAGCGAGGATCTCTCCTCTTCACCCGCCGAGAATGACTCTGACTCCGGGGATGACACGGAGGATTCGTCTTTCCACACCGATCAGCAGGAGCCTTCTTCTGATTTGTCTTCTGGAGATGAGAACGAGGGGGAGATGCACGAGGAAGCAGCGATGTGGACCTCCAAAAACGGCAAGATATGGTCCCCGACAAACACCGAGACGCTGCGCTACGTCGCAACAGCCACAGGGCATATTCCGGGACCTACCCACTACGCCGTCGCCCGAATTTCTGACCCACTCTCCAGCTTCAGGTTGTTCCTGACTGATGAGATCATGAACCATATCGTTGCAATGACAAACCTCCATGGCAGACGCACAATCTCAGCCTGGCGAGATTTGGACAAAGACGAAATGCTGGCTTATGTGGGGCTGCTCATTTTGGCCGGTGTATACCGGTCAAAACACGAGCCCACCTCCAGCCTTTGGAGTGAGAAAACCGGAAGGAGCATTTTCCGGGCCGCAATGTCCCCAAAAATATTTTCTCACATCTCCAGCGCCCTCAGATTTGACGACAAGCTCTCCCGACCTGCACGCCGTACTCTCCCTTTCGGCAGGTATGGGACATGTGGACACACCGCCTGATGATGTTGTTTAGCCCAGACCGAGACCTTACGGTGGATGAGCAGCTGGTACCGTTCAAAGGAAGGTGCAGTTTCCGACAGTACATTCCGAAAAAGCCTGCTAAATACGGCATAAAGGTTTGGGCAGCCTGTGACGTCAAAACATCGTACGCCTGGCGGCTGCAGGTTTACACCAGGAGAGCAGCGGGCGAACCAGCCGAAGTAAATCAGGGGATGAGGGTGGTCCTGCAGATGACCGAGGGGCTCCAGGGACACGTCGTCACATGCGATAACTTTTTTACCTCATTTGAACTGGCAGAGGAACTCAAGAGCAAAATAGCTCTAGTCGGCACAATTCGGCAGAACAAACCAGAAATTCCACCCGTTTTGCGCCAGACAAAAGGAAGACCGATCTACACGTCCACCTTCGCCTTTACATTGAGGCACACCCTAGTATCCTACATTCCCCGACGGGGCAGGAATGTGCTTTTATTGAGCACCAAAATCGCACGCCGGAGGTCAGCgatggagagaaaaagaagccGGTGATCATTGATGACTACAATCGATGCAAAGGAGGTGTCGACAACCTTGATAAGGTGGGTGTCATTACGCATCAGTTACGCACACCTTTATTCATTTTTGCTCATATATTCTTgtgtaaaatatacagaggttttatgttttgttttttttttctttttttgttaggtTGTCAGCACCTACTCCTCCAGGAGACGGACCAATAGATGGCCAATGGCTCTCTTTCATAACATGATAgacatctccctgtacaacgcCTTCGTGCTGTGGACCTCAGTAGATCAGGCCTGGCATCAGCAGAAGCCACACGAGGAGGCTCTACATAGAAGAGGTGGGAGAAACCATGATCAAGCCTCATTTATCGAAAAGAGAGCGCCTTCCCCGCTCATCAACCGCTGCTGGATTAGTCAGAGCTGCGCAGGATGGTGCTGCTGCAGGCCCCTCTGGAGTGACACAGCACGGGCAGAAGGCACTGTGAGCTTTGTTTTGAGAAAAGGAGGCGAGTTGGAAACACCTGCAGCAAATGTGGAAGGTTCACCTGTCGAGCCCACAGCAAATTTATCTGCAGCCACTGCTCTACCTGAGCAAGACATTTACCCCCAGCCACACAAGCCCCCCTcacgcgctctctctctttctcacactgTCActagctctctctctttctctctcatatATTTCCCCATTCCCAACAATATATATGTTCTTGTTCAtcgttgaaaaataaatgtttatttggTTCAAACTGatcttgtatttttatttacataatgctttttattttattttagaagGCAATAAGATAATATGCATTTAGAGGGGCAAGAGTGAAAAACCATGCTCCTGCAAAAAAACTAACGGCGGATCAAAATGAATGTCAGTAGTAATCTTTGGACCATCCAAAGGCCTAATTATAATAACAATCAAATATTacttcaaatgtattttatggaaaatatttaagttttttgtttttttcggcTAAAAAACCAGTGCGCTCCTGTAACGAAACTgggatttaaagggttaaaccccccgaaatataattaaaactttatatgaatatttcagggagaagtagttttaaaagactgactaatttaaagtggaaaaaaatattaatatataatatttttatagcACTTTTTCTGGTGTGGTCGATTTTTGGCTCTAGGACTAAATAAGGATGTGTTTTTAAGGACATTCCAAGGCCTaatgccacaaacacacacacacagagaaccaGATACTTCAAACACTAATGCATTCGCACATAAAGTAGTGTGCATTAGTGCTGCAACAAGCAGTCGTgtaaatgaagaaaataaatttaTAATCAACAACCTTAACTGAGTGCCTAAGAAGTCTATCAAGACAAAATAATGGATTTAAGTCTTAAGTGAGGAGCTGCCTCAGAGACAAGATAGAGATACAAGCCTCAGAGGGCATAAACAGGAGGCGTAACACTACCGTAGATATTCTGATTTGCTCACACTTTGCTCTATTATGAGTGATAAAAGTACATAAATGCAGTTCCTATCTGCAGGGTTTCAAAAATGTAGCCAGACAACCATCTGTGGATTACTTTCAGGCCAGCGTACGTTTTCAGTTGCTCGAGTTGCTGCGAGTGCCAGCAGCATGAGGCCGCGCTGAGCGTCTTTTTTGCCTTGAgcaaagaaaaatgtattttaaactaatatattaaaaaacaaaaatctaaataaactTTACCCAATCTCAAAATTTCAAGCTGGACTGTGGCACACATTCAAGGTCTTACTAAACACAATGCTTATTAAGCTTATGATTGCTCATAGAGTACGGGAGTTTTAAACTTGATGCACTGGTAGCAACGTGTTTTATGTCTACCCAGCAATAACTGGTTTGCCACAACTGAAGAGTTAAGCAACCACAGTAATGCAGACAGAGTAGAGGAAAGTGGAAAAAACCTAGGAAACTTCCAAGAAGAGTTTCTGATGATGTGTCTAAAAACAATCATGGTCAGCATGCATTAACAGTGTTGATGAAATGACTTCCACTACCAGACTTGGGAGACAAAGCTCCACACTGCAAGTTTACCTAAAGAAAATCATaaacaaactcaaaaaacaTTGTTTCTGCATATCATAGAGCTCACACCACCATCagcaaacacataaaaaaaaaactgcaaccTGAATAAATATTCCActcaaacattaaaaactgcTAAAGGACTCCCCccacgtctctctctctctcacagctCTGTGgaagcattttctttttatagactATTCATGCTTCCAGTGAAATAAAGAGCAGCACTGGACTCAGACATTCAGGTAACAAACGCTTCATAAAATCAACAAGTATTTCTATCCGTTTATAAAAGCCAGCTGGTCACATTATCATTTTTAAGGTGCAGCCACAGACAGACCTGCTTTGCCCTTTTCACTACAAACTACTAACAGTAAAAACCACAACTCAACTCAACTGATTATATACGACAAAAACATATGAAACTAACCATGTTGCAGTGCTTTAACGACGACAGTGTGGATTCATGTTAAGCAGTCGCTCGATATAACAGccggttttattttgttctttttcagtCGAACATCTTGAACTTCGTCTCTGTGCTTCTCTGGTTTATTGTGTGCTGTGGCTGGCAGTCCAAAAGAAACTGTGGATGGCCCCAGTCGGTATTCATGAGTAGTGAAACCACCCTTACAGCCCATTTTAGGTGGAGAATAGCTTACCATTTTCCACACAAACAAGGAATTCACTTCACAATATTCAATCTCTCCTTGTAACACTTTGTAAGCCAATTAATCAATCTGACTGGGTGAATAGATGTggggtgtttttttatttagcccTGTTTTACAGTTACATAATGTGCTTACATGCCACAGATCTACAACCTGCTTTACCATAAAGTGTTTGAAAAGACTCAAGTTTTAAAACTCAAGATTTTGGTTCAGCGATGCTCTCAGCTCTCAACTCAACAGAGATGCTCTCAACTTTGGAATTCACATTTCaggcaaaaacacataaagttTGTAGAAAAATACATCTTTAGACCTTTCCAAGGATAACACTGCTGTTTCTCTTTCAGTTTATATTTTAAGTATAATCCAAATGAAATCggattatatttaaaaaaaaaaaaaaaaaaaaaaaaagagtattaATGCATAAACTTATTCTCCTCATCGACGTCACCATCTGGTTTCTATCACGTTTTTATGTTTCAGCAGCATACTCAGCTGCTGCTTTTCACACACCAGACTTTAAAGAAGACTTATTACGCCAGCTCAATATCATTATTACTGGACTCCAATACAGTGACTTTGCATGTTGCACTGTTCACAATAACTCCTTTTACCACATTCTGAGCCTTACTCTTCAGTCCACCCTGTCTGAAACAAATCGTTTCCTCTCCCTTTGAGCCAAATTTCTTCTGACTAGCAAACCTTTACAAAACACAAGATATATTATGGAAATCTGCCCTCAGCGGcagaaaacaaggaaaaacatAACAGGTCAACTGTAAGGGTAACtttgagcaaaaaaacaaaacaaaaaacttttgtTCAGTTTAATATAATCAAAGCTGTTTTGTTGCTAGCTGTTGCTAGCCCAACAGTAACCACCCATGTTTCTAAGAGCTCCGGTTCTAGAAGTGAATATCCCATTCATTTTCTCCATTGATGTGGACTGGTTcgcatatagcgcttttctactctaagcACTCAAAGGACTTTACATGTTGTTGTTCAGAAAGTTACTTTTAACAGAGAAGGAACTACAcatcccacaatgcactgcaCACCCCAGATTCCAGAGGAAACAACTTTCAGCCTTCTTGAATTTAATCTTGTTCGTTCCCCATCATAGTGTTGTAAAATAATAGTTGTCAATATATTTTGTAGTTGGTGTTTGCGTATGTAGTAAAGTACAAGTTCTCAATATAGTAAAGGGCTTTGTTCCTGCCTGGAATCACTGATTGCGGCTTTTCCATTTCAAGAAGGATTCAAGTCAGAATTTGAGGATTTAGGTCATGATTGTGGGTGAAGTAGTTCTTTTCCATTTTACTCTACTATGAATaaaatgctttcttttttttgttaaaacaaGGTTGCTATCTGCTTTCTACAGGAGCACACAGCGCTGCTTCATAATGTTGTCGCCTGTAGCCAGTCTGCTTTGGATGGTTACAAAATTACAGCTCACGATCAAAATCAACATGAAGAATATAACGGGAATTTCACTTCTAGAATCTTGCATTATTAGCATTAGTGTTTACCGCAGCTAACACCTGCATTGTCAAATGTAGCTTAGAGCTTTTGATTAATAGCTACTTAGTCGGGCTTTAAGAAGAAAAATTAGCAGTGAGCAACTAATGAAGGAATAGAGAAAAATGATTTGTTCCAGGTTATTGTTGGTAACAGTGCACTTTAATTTGTGTGGACACTAAAACTGCTGGACGGAGGTTATTTCATAAGGCATCAGCAAAGGCTTCAGCTATAAGCACATGCAGCTGTAGCACAATCAGCTGTCATTGCAGCATTTTGGTTAGTTAGCTAGCCTGTGAATGTCATAGGGCACTTGTGTAGAAATTGTCTGATGTTTCAAAAGACTTTCAGAGCGGTCTTGGTGTTTACTATAAACCCACTAATGGAAAAGAATAaaaccaagaaaacaaaaaacacattccactgcaaaaacaccaaaacctgCTGCTCAAAGATGCAAAATATTAACTTTGTTGGCTCCAGGAAATCTTTATCTCAAGgctacatgttttgttttgatttcttttttttcctcatcatGCAAAAAGCAGCATTTCAAGAAACTGGCAGAAGTATGAAAAGTGCTACCACAGGATGATGATGCTACAACACTGGGCTGGCAGTGTAcaatcaatcacctggatcatgCACCAGCACACTGGAAGCTTGTCATATATTAAACTTTATCTAGTTAGTACAGTAGCCTTCACCTTGCAACAGCACTGCACAGCCTTTAAAGCCACAATGTgcaagatttaaaaacagtgatGACAGCAACACGGACTGTACCAACTCAAgattgtcttaaaaaaaaagtcataaagAAAGAGGCTACAAATATCCTCCAGGTAGTGGCTTTACACCACTTGTTCAGGGTATTCTCCAATGTCCCACTGCACACATCTGCATCCAATATCTGGTTGATGCTTTGGCTCCGGACTACAAAACTACGAGGTAAACGGAACACATCACTGGCTCAAGTCAGAGGAAGTTAGAAGACATTTTCACCTCTGCTGGAACCATTTTTTGTTCACAGACTTATTTACCTACTAGTTCTTCAGTTTTATCTCTTAATTTTCTTGCTTGTGTGttgcagtgaaaaaaaacaactatgcTTACTGCATGTTTTTCTGAAGGGTTTCACACACaatgaaaataatcaaaataGATAATAGAGCACATTGGCTTTAAATGAAAGGCTACGACGCATAAGGCTACAGGATAGGGTGCAGAGACCCCTCGGCTTGCTCAGATAATGGCAGTGAGTTAGTGCGTGAAAACTACCAGCTAGTGGAAGCATTAGTCAAACAATATCTCCTTGAAAACAGGCAGAAGACACCTGGATATTCCCCTGGTACCAAGTCATTTCCTCTAAAACGTTTAACCTAAAAAGATATATAAATAGGCAATATTAATAGAATGCTTTCACCACAGTAAATTTTCACTTTGAAGGGGTGTGATTTTCAGGGTGTTTTTGTCATTAGTTTTGAGTTTGATGCATAAAACTCCCTTTAAATTACTACTTAACATCTGCTACATGTTTTTAGCAGCATTCAGTATAAAGCTGATGAAATAAAGTCTctctttatatatttatcaagTGAGATGTCCTTTAGAAGTTTTTAAATGCAGTGCAGAGCTGTGATTTTTCATCTTGCAACTCTGATGGGAGGTTTTATGAGTGAATGAAAGTGATACGGAAGCTCGAACAGGCACTGCGGTCCCCAGAACGCAAGCCTCTGGCTAACAGATATTAAATGAGACAGATCTAGTATATATTAAAGCACTGGATGGATAAAAAGAGCACACAGACTGAAGGCGGAGGCTCACCACAGCTCAGTTTGCACTCTGCATGAAACACAGATTTGCTGTAGAAAACTGCATGCAGAACTACACTCACTCATATCTGAAAGAGCTTAAACTGCAGGGCAGCTACTCATTACTGCAGGTATGTTTATGGGGAGGTGACTTCTCCCTTGTGGTGACCTTTgcagttgtgtttttaacatgcaAACTATGCTGAGGTGTAAATTGAGGATTTAAAAGTTCACTGGACAGTCTGATAGAGGTAACCTCTTTTATAGGCGCTCAGAGGGTAGAAGGTAGCCACAACAAACTTTCCATCGAAGGTGCGGCCTGTCAGCAGCCTCTGAGCCTCTTTGCAGTCGCTGGAGTTGGCATACTCCACAAACACCTGTGGACAGAAGGGAAATGAAGATTTAGTGGGtgcatttgtttgtattttacaaCTATGCTAAATACATGCTTTCAACTCATTTAGATAATGAGCTGCAAACAATTTTCCTTTATAAAACATCTGATTTAATGGGACTTCATGctaaaataaaggttaataaatttaaaataaatttgtcATCATTTTCTGCTGTAATGACTGCATTATTAATCCATCTTCTGAACTGGATTTATAGAtatacatttatatacagtgagatgaaaagtctgaaaataaacaaaagatcGGTCGTGTTTTAACATAAACCTGCAGCAGCAAAGGAAGTGTGAATTGTAATGTTTTCTTTCAAGGCTTCTCTTAATAAAATACAGCAACTGTGAAATGATGGAAGATTAAAACCCTCTCAGATTTAAATTCATTTGAAAGGTGTGAAAAAGCTGTATTTGTTTAgaaggaaagtttaaaaagcacCTTTAGAAGGACAAAAAGACTCACCTGTCCTTTCCCTGGATTCTCCTTGGGGATGAGCAGAGAAACCACGGATCCGTACTTCTGGCACTCCTCTTTCATGTCCTCCAGGATATCTGGGAATGACAATCCGACATTTTTACTTAACTGAGGCAATGATGGAATAATAAAGCTTTGAGAAATCAGTGAAGGATAGAAGCAACACAAAAatatagaaagaaaaagaaaaaaacatgctgttgtacCTTCGTATTCATCCTCATTGTGCAGGTGGCTGTCATCGATTAGGTTGAGCAGACGCAGAACAGGAGAAGGCAGCAGAACCAGGTCTTCAATGTGAGgtgctgttacacacacacacacacacacacacacacacacacacacacacacacacacacacacacacacacacacctctaaGTATAACACACCAGAGAGTTGTGTTTATCTTGGTGAATGTCTCAAATATTGACACTTACCAAAGGGAATACTGAAGAATGGGCTCAGCAGGGCAGTTTCAGCTGTGCATCTTTGTTTTGGATCGGTGACAAGCATGCTGCAGACACAAAGTAACATGAGTCAACAACCGGAGCCATTGTGATAAGACTTCACTGTTTAGTGGATGATTCTTTACCTTTTGATAAGGTCTCTGAGGTGATAGACGGGGATGGCAGGGCACGCCAGGCTGTTGTTGGCAAAGACATGGTCTACAATGGCAGCGCTGTTATCCTACAGGGCAGAAAACCATACTGTGTAAGCTCATGTCTTTCTATTGCACCAAAGGTCAGTGTTAGATTTTTCTTTGCTTAAAACTTGGAGAGCTTTGCCATACCTTCCACTCTTGTGAGCGGACGGTgtctttgagtttgattcctgAGAACATCTCCAGCAGGATGATGCCCAGGCTCCACAGGTCGACGGCGGCCGTGCAGCCCGAGTCTCCCATTTCCACCCCTGCCTGAGCCAGGCTGTTCTGAAGCTCAGCCTCCGGTGCGCGGTACCCGTCTGTCTGGATGTACTTGACATCCTGCAAGATAAGGATGTCGTAATTTCACAAACAGAGCTATCCCTGCTCCTCTTTTATTAACATTCAGATCTAAATACACACTAGATCATTAGGATTTACTCATATTTTAATAATGATTTTATCTTTagttaacataaaaacaaaatgagcacaaaacattttttctagtCATCTCTATTAagtgcatttatttcttttcaaatGGTGTGCTCTAAACGCATTTGATACAGACTGATTCATAAAAGCTTAAACTCAATTGCTAGTTGGTTCAGCTCCAACCAAGAAGACAAACAGAGAGCCTTGTGTTAAGAAGTTCTGTCAATAAGAGGAAAAACTCTCAATGCCTCCATAAGGTGAAGCTTGGAATAACAACAGTTGCTTTATCTCCAAATTGCTCAGGCTCTCTCATAATCTGCTTTCAGCAGCCTGCTACTGGCTGTCAGCTTTCTTTTGCCTGCCCTAAGTCTGTCACGCAAAGTCTCCTGAGGTATCCATGTCTGCTAACACCTAGGCCTCTCTTTAGTCTCATCTGCACCTGCAGACATCCTGCAACAACAGCAGGAAACCACAGACTAGCGGCCATCACAAACTGGTCAAAACCCACCTAATCAGTGCCAAACTCACTATTGAATGAACCTGTATCTTCCACCACATCCAcctttttctggattttttaaaatctcttgaacaatatttaaagttaaagaaaatctTCTGTAAAAAGACACATCTTTAACTTCAGTCATtgcatcatgtttttttaatgttaggGAATAAATTGTTGAGGTTAAAATATTGAGAATAATAACAAAAACCCACCTGGTTTCCCTGTTTGAAGCTGAGGCCAAAGTCGATGAGCTTGAAGGACTCGTCATCAGCGCTCCAGAGGATGTTGCGTGGTTTGAGGTCTGCGTGGACGTAGCCTTCTCTGTGAAGGAAGGCGAGAGCCTCGAGGATGTCTCTGGCACAGTGCTGGACAAGCCACATGGAGTGGCCCTGCTGGGCTCTAAACACAAATGTTGAACTAGGATGTTACACAGGTAGCTCACATCCTCTTAGCAATAACAAAATCTaacattatttattatataacaTGATCACTGGTCCAGATGCTGTTTACATTGTTAAAAATCCTGTATtacatctggaaaaaaaaagcaacactgaACAATCTTCACTCCCAACAACTGATAAATAGTGCTGTCAAACTATCCCACAATACGTCACTTTATGTTGTAGTACAGCCACAATACATGCAGCATATTTGTTTGACCAGCAGATGGCATTATGTGCTGCTTGAATGAGGTTTTGCAACAGTACATCAGTATGGCAAAACATGAAGCCTTCTCttcatgttttagaaaaagaaaactatgttacTGTCCAATGTATTTAGAAGGCAATAAAAGACTTAACGCATAATGTTGCAAAAGTCTGTAGTGTAAATATAGAAACTACTGCCATGAGAAATGCCACCaacttttcacagtttaagtTGAAAAGTAGACATATACAAATCAAAATCATAAAATTTTGTCATTTGCAGAGACTACTGACAGTGTCAGGATGGGggaaaaatgcaaatgaaacaTGGTAAGGATCCCATTACTCTGCCATAGACAGAGTAATGGGATTGGCTTGGTTGTGCCTCAGTCCTACGTAGACTACGTAGAGCTATGCAGACACCTGTCTACATGTGATAGCTGTCACCAGGGGTTACtgtcaaaatataaatatgtgGAACAACTATTCCTGTTTGCTCCCCCCTGAGAAGACTGAGAAGACAGAAGTCATACCATACAAAGAACTTCTttgtaatgaaataaaattcaaaCATGCAGCTACTGCATGAGGTTCTCAGGCTGCTATTTTAACCTTTGACTATTTTTCCCCACTTCTTTCACTTTGTTAACTCTAATCTATTCCAGTTCAGTTTTCAACCAATCAGCATTCTATCTATCCACAGTTTCATCCATACTGGCTACGagctattgtttttttaaatcactactcCACACAATAGTGATATCACCTCACTTACCTTACACCTTGGGTGCTACTGTTGCGTCTCACCAGCAGCTCAGACACGCTGACATCCAGGAGCTCCAGCAAAAGACAGCGTGTGGTGACACTCATAGAGCTGTGGTTGGTAAACACTCCATACAGTGTGACTGAGAAACAAACAGGGGAAAAGAATGCATCGTTACACACATGGTGAGAATGATAATACTTAGAACTTCATTGAGGTTTTCAACAAAAAACAGTCAATAACAGTGCAATGCCAGCAGAAAGACATACCAGTATAAGACCATCTTGCTGATCTGTACAGACATGATCCTTATGACATAAATGGATTATTACAATCCACTGAAGTTAAGCTTTCACAATAACTTTTAAGAACTACTTAAGGCCGGATGAGGGTGTTGAAGATTGGCATGTT
Coding sequences within:
- the uhmk1 gene encoding serine/threonine-protein kinase Kist, giving the protein MAHCGSSEPSAKVQAPHPDSILPPQGGVDQSMKPVLFEIFGELWTVQSRLGQGVSASVYRVSSGRATAAVKEFQADTQGGDYGYHKERSVLEDIQGHKNIVTLYGVFTNHSSMSVTTRCLLLELLDVSVSELLVRRNSSTQGVRAQQGHSMWLVQHCARDILEALAFLHREGYVHADLKPRNILWSADDESFKLIDFGLSFKQGNQDVKYIQTDGYRAPEAELQNSLAQAGVEMGDSGCTAAVDLWSLGIILLEMFSGIKLKDTVRSQEWKDNSAAIVDHVFANNSLACPAIPVYHLRDLIKSMLVTDPKQRCTAETALLSPFFSIPFAPHIEDLVLLPSPVLRLLNLIDDSHLHNEDEYEDILEDMKEECQKYGSVVSLLIPKENPGKGQVFVEYANSSDCKEAQRLLTGRTFDGKFVVATFYPLSAYKRGYLYQTVQ